Proteins from one Toxotes jaculatrix isolate fToxJac2 chromosome 13, fToxJac2.pri, whole genome shotgun sequence genomic window:
- the LOC121191516 gene encoding protein NLRC3-like, with product MKSDESNDRLIDFKGQPPSAAKKIHQRPDFPVPEPSCVSMKSDMSNDRFINFKEQPPSAAKKVDQESSEVPSAQSAQQHQTHLDSIFMLLEENIVTFVKKELKKIQKVVCPDYPECSESQREDEEVLDGEDEEQRRSSREAFGKITVNFLRRMKQEELADCLHSRLFAPVCQRKLKSTLKKKFQCVFEGISKAGNPTLLNQIYTELYITEGGTGEVNDEHEVRQIETASRKPARPETSIRQEDIFKASPGRDGPIRTVMTKGVAGIGKTVLTQKFTLDWAEDEANQDIHFTFPFLFRELNVLKEKKFSLVELVHHFFTETKGAGLFRFEEVQVLFIFDGLDECRLPLDFHNTEILTDVTESTSVDVLLTNLIRGKLLPSAHLWITTRPAAANQIPPECVDMVTEVRGFTDPQKEEYFRRRFREEDQVRRIISHIKTSRSLHIMCHIPVFCWITATVLEDVLETREGGGLPKTLTEMYIHFLVVQSKLKNVKYDGGAETDPHWSPETRKMIESLGKLAFEQLQKGNLIFYESDLTECGIHIRAASVYSGVFTQVFKEERGLYQDKVFCFVHLSLQEFLAALHVHLTFINSGVNLLSEEQSTSNWSKLFRDKSEQFYHRAVDKALQSPNGHLDLFLRFLLGLSLQTNQTLLRGLLTQTGSGSQTNQQTVQYIKKKIEETPSAEQSINLLHCLNELNDRSLVEQIQQSLSSGRLSTDELSPAQWSALVFILLSSEKDLDVFDLKKYSASEEALLKLLPVVKASNKALLSSCNLSERSCEALSSVLSSQSSSLRHLDLSNSDLQDSGVKLLSAGLKSPHCTLETFRLSRCNLSERSCEGLSSVLSSQSSSLRDLDLSNNDLQDSGVKLLSAGLKSPHCTLETLGVEPGGVRWLRPGLRKYFCELTIDTNTVNRNLKLSDNNMKVTHVEEDQSYPDHPDRFDQCAQLLCSNGLTGRCYWEVEGREWVYVSVSYRGIRRKGVRENCVFGRNDQSWSLICSDCRYSVQHNNRKTSSSASLFSSVSDRVAVYVDCPAGSLSFYRVSSDSLIHLYTFNTTFTEPLYPGVAGALDDVHCQYKMRDKVVRTTTDSGSNFIKAFHVFGAQKDAEVDEDEGDLDALDVSDQVEYHDASTILDEDSGMEYQLPPHQ from the exons atgaagagtgacgaGTCAAATGATcgcctcattgatttcaaaggacagcctccctctgctgcaaagaa gatccatcagagaccagactttcctgtacctgagcccagctgtgtgtccatgaagagtgacatgtcaaaTGATCGCTTTATTAATTTCAAAgaacagcctccctctgctgcaaagaa agtggaccaggagagctcagaggttcccagtgctcagtctgcccagcagcatcaaacacacctggactccatatttatg ctcctggaggagaacattgtgacttttgtgaagaaggagctgaagaagatccagaaggttgtgtgtccagattacccagaatgctcagagagtcagagggaggatgaggaggtgttggatggtgaggatgaagagcagaggaggagcagcagagaggcttttggaaagatcacagtgaacttcctgaggagaatgaagcaggaggagctggctgactgtctgcacagca gactttttgctccagtttgtcaacgtaaacttaaatctactctgaagaagaagttccagtgtgtgtttgaggggatctctaaagcaggaaacccaacccttctgaatcagatctacacagagctctacatcacagagggagggactggagaggtcaatgatgaacatgaggtcagacagattgaaacagcatccaggaaaccagccagaccagaaacaagcatcagacaagaagacatctttaaagcctcacctggaagagatggaccaatcagaacagtgatgacaaagggagtggctggcattgggaaaacagtcttaacacagaagttcactctggactgggctgaagacgaagccaaccaggacatacacttcacatttccgttcttgttcagagagctgaatgtgctgaaagagaaaaagttcagcttggtggaacttgttcatcacttctttactgaaaccaaaggaGCAGGACTCttcaggtttgaagaggtccaggttctgttcatctttgacggtctggatgagtgtcgacttcctctggacttccacaacactgagatcctgactgatgttacagagtccacctcagtggatgtgctgctgacaaacctcatcagggggaaactgcttccctctgctcacctctggataaccacacgacctgcagcagccaatcagatccctcctgagtgtgttgacatggtgacagaggtcagagggttcactgacccacagaaggaggagtacttcaggaggaggttcagagaggaggaccaggtcagaaggatcatctcccacatcaagacttcgcgaagcctccacatcatgtgccacatcccggtcttctgctggattactgctacagttctggaggatgtgttggaaaccagagagggaggagggctgcccaagaccctgactgagatgtacatccacttcctggtggttcagtccaaactgaagaacgttaagtatgatggaggagctgagacagatccacactggagtccagagaccaggaagatgattgagtctctgggaaaactggcttttgagcagctgcagaaaggaaacctgatcttctatgaatcagacctgacagagtgtggcatccatatcagagcagcctcagtgtactcaggagtgttcacgcaagtctttaaagaggagagaggactgtaccaggacaaggtgttctgcttcgtccatctgagtcttcaggagtttctggctgctcttcatgtccatctgaccttcatcaactctggagtcaatctgctgtcagaagaacaatcaacctccaactggtctaaactgtttaGAGACAAATCAGAACAATTCTACCatagggctgtggacaaggccttacagagtccaaatggacacctggacttgttcctccgcttcctcctgggtctttcactgcagaccaatcagactctcctacgaggtctgctgacacagacaggaagtggctcacagaccaatcagcaaacagtccagtacatcaagaagaagattgaagagactccctctgctgagcaaagcatcaacctgttgcattgtctgaatgaactgaatgatcgttctctagtggagcagatccaacagtccctgagttcaggacgtctctccacagatgaactgtctcctgctcagtggtcagctctggtcttcatcttactgtcgtCAGagaaagatctggacgtgtttgacctgaagaaatactctgcttcagaggaggctcttctgaagctgctgccagttgtcaaagcctctaacaaagctct actgagcagctgtaacctctcagagagaagctgtgaagctctgtcctcagttctcagctcccagtcctctagtctgagacacctggacctgagtaacagtgatctgcaggattcaggggtgaagcttctgtctgctggactgaagagtccacactgtaccctggagactttCAG actgagcaggtGTAACctgtcagagagaagctgtgaaggtctgtcctcagttctcagctcccagtcctctagtctcagagacctggacctgagtaacaatgacctgcaggattcaggggtgaagcttctgtctgctggactgaagagtccacactgtaccctggagactctcgg ggtggagcctggtggagtccgatggttgagaccaggtctgaggaagt atttctgtgaactcaccatcgacacaaacacagtaaacagaaacctcaaactgtctgacaacaacatgaaggtgacacatgtggaggaggatcagtcatatcctgatcatccagacagatttgaccagtgtgctcagctgctgtgtagtaatggtctaactggtcgctgttactgggaggtagagggGAGAGAATGGGTTTAtgtatcagtgagttacagaggaatcagaaggaaaggagtcagagaaaattgtgtgtttggaaggaacgatcagtcctggagtctgatcTGCTCTGATTGTCGTTACTCTGTTCAGCACAATAACAGAAAGACATCTTCATCAGCTTCattattttcctctgtctctgacagagtagcagtgtatgtggactgtcctgctggctctctgtccttctacagagtctcctctgactcactgatccacctctacaccttcaacaccacattcactgaacctctgtatcctgg TGTTGCTGGTGCTCTTGATGATGTCCACTGCCAATACAAGATGAGAGACAAAGTTGTAAGGACCACAACTGATAGTGGATCCAACTTCATCAAAGCGTTCCATGTGTTTGGGGCACAGAAAGATGCAGAGGTAGATGAGGATGAAGGAGATTTGGATGCTCTTGATGTGAGTGACCAAGTTGAATATCATGATGCAAGCACAATCCTGGATGAAGATTCTGGTATGGAATATCAACTACCCCCTCATCAATGA